Proteins encoded within one genomic window of uncultured Sphingopyxis sp.:
- a CDS encoding SprT family zinc-dependent metalloprotease codes for MPTLQIGRKEIAYELRRSATASERRITVTPGHVEVLALTSDNEDDVAGFLDRKREWLFNTVRDMERIVGNRHSVPRFITGSKIPFRGRNLSLTVRRTDAERVIITYRNGFTVDLPFWVDGNADRLVATELKLWLKQRARIDVAGILSDYKQRIGFIPRSIRVASLSGGWGAIGPEGNILINWELILAPKRVLEYVVIHELAHLRYRSHGRAFWALVGKIMPDYAEAKRWLEVNQSKISASFLEVN; via the coding sequence ATGCCGACGCTCCAGATTGGCCGGAAAGAAATAGCCTATGAGCTTCGCCGGTCGGCGACAGCGTCGGAGCGCCGCATCACAGTGACGCCGGGCCATGTCGAGGTGTTGGCGCTCACAAGCGACAACGAGGACGATGTAGCGGGCTTCCTTGACCGTAAACGAGAATGGCTCTTTAACACCGTGCGCGACATGGAACGCATCGTGGGGAACCGTCATTCGGTGCCGCGTTTCATCACCGGATCGAAGATACCTTTTCGCGGCCGCAATTTGTCGCTGACCGTCCGACGAACCGATGCGGAGCGAGTCATTATTACCTATCGCAACGGTTTTACCGTCGACTTGCCTTTCTGGGTTGATGGAAATGCGGATCGCCTCGTCGCAACAGAGCTGAAACTTTGGCTGAAGCAACGGGCCCGCATCGACGTGGCGGGGATCCTGTCTGATTATAAGCAACGCATTGGCTTCATTCCCCGCTCCATTCGCGTCGCGAGCCTAAGCGGGGGATGGGGCGCAATCGGGCCTGAAGGCAATATTCTGATTAATTGGGAGCTGATCCTCGCTCCGAAGCGCGTGCTTGAATATGTAGTAATCCATGAGCTTGCGCATTTGAGATACCGATCTCACGGACGAGCTTTTTGGGCGCTCGTAGGCAAAATAATGCCCGATTACGCTGAAGCGAAGCGATGGCTTGAGGTGAATCAGAGTAAGATAAGTGCTAGTTTTCTTGAGGTGAACTGA
- a CDS encoding HsdR family type I site-specific deoxyribonuclease, whose translation MSEYRLAEKPALDALVAMGWQVLSTAQALVMREEENRVILKPVLIEALRTLNSIGAEDAEAIYSDLSTLSDNEEWQRKLRGGYSRRLSGENRDRPITLIDFKNPSRNVFHVTNQFRVAAQRPRIPDVVLFVNGIPLVVIEAKSPLKATAKAEEAFEQIKQYERDIPRLFYPNAFNLVTDGMATLYGATGAPSQFYAPWPDAWPRHRDDFPDDLAKDLWCLCEPSRLLDLLAHFIVFEIDPETGRKIKKVCRYQQFRAVNKAVQRVATGAHRKGLIWHTQGSGKSLTMVFLALKLKTHLTLDAPTLANPNILVLTDRIDLDDQISKTFVACGLPNPTQCGSVAALREAVNRGGNGQILLSTIFKFAGSKDPIPNSTNWIVLVDECHRTQEKDLGAFLQATLPDAHFYGFTGTPIKSTDKDTYARFSIAGEGYLDKYGIDDAVRDGATVPILYEGRKADWAINEAEIDILFDRWFVDLPDDKREELKRKGLTLATIAKHPERIRLIAMDIWEHFKAVCQPDGFKAQIVAVDREAVILYRAVLSTVIAADLVRGGMDAQEAQAKADAMIACVYSKSQEDNKPSENPDVSALRAGLEAHYLDDVAEKDIKKRFKAFGQDPQFLIVCDKLLTGFDAPLEHVMYLDKPLKEHNLLQAIARTNRTCTIKLPNGGEIEKPNGRIVDYIGVTNHLDEALQSYRAEDVENAMRDIAILRNDLKEAHARYRTHKRAMGLDGLDEKAAAYAAAKLAAGGQEDDWFDLQRFARIFIKVYADLSPDPAILDFTAEVKWASAFLRLATQAIAKDESLDHRSYSAKIREMLETHVHVTGLSTTIRLRNITDPVFADDFAIEGKDELELQEAFVRKSAELRRVTRELVDKNPAQYGRFSERVLEIIRRFEERQVAAADGLREFEGLTGDIEAEQGAHAELGMDENAFSILRIIEAIVPDADHGTLQEAAIAIGAIYSDAATTQPAFAHMEAYLRSLRQQVRRILTDHGIGETKTIREKVEEFAVHAYGSGA comes from the coding sequence GTGAGCGAATACCGCCTCGCCGAGAAGCCCGCGCTCGATGCGCTGGTCGCGATGGGCTGGCAGGTGCTGTCCACGGCACAGGCGCTGGTGATGCGCGAGGAGGAGAACCGGGTCATTCTGAAGCCTGTGCTGATTGAGGCCCTGCGCACTCTCAACAGCATCGGCGCGGAAGATGCTGAGGCGATCTATAGCGACCTGTCCACCCTGTCCGACAACGAGGAGTGGCAGCGCAAGCTGCGCGGAGGCTATTCTCGCCGACTGTCCGGTGAGAACCGTGACCGCCCCATTACACTGATCGACTTCAAAAACCCCAGCCGTAACGTCTTCCATGTGACCAACCAGTTTCGCGTCGCCGCGCAGCGCCCGCGTATCCCGGACGTGGTGCTGTTCGTGAATGGCATCCCGCTGGTGGTGATCGAGGCCAAATCCCCCTTGAAGGCTACGGCAAAGGCCGAGGAAGCCTTTGAGCAGATCAAGCAGTATGAGCGGGACATCCCCCGGCTGTTCTACCCGAACGCCTTCAACCTCGTCACTGATGGCATGGCGACGCTCTACGGCGCGACGGGCGCGCCCTCACAGTTCTATGCCCCTTGGCCCGATGCTTGGCCGCGCCATCGTGATGACTTCCCCGACGATCTCGCCAAAGACCTTTGGTGCCTATGTGAGCCGTCGCGCCTGCTCGACCTGCTGGCCCACTTCATCGTGTTCGAGATCGACCCGGAAACGGGGCGAAAGATCAAGAAGGTCTGCCGCTATCAGCAATTCCGCGCGGTCAACAAGGCCGTGCAACGGGTTGCAACGGGCGCGCACCGCAAGGGCCTGATCTGGCACACGCAGGGTTCGGGCAAGAGCCTGACCATGGTGTTCCTCGCCCTGAAGTTGAAAACGCACCTGACGCTCGACGCGCCGACGCTTGCTAACCCCAACATCCTTGTCCTCACCGACCGGATCGACCTCGACGACCAGATCAGCAAAACCTTCGTCGCCTGCGGCCTGCCCAACCCCACTCAATGCGGATCGGTCGCGGCGCTGCGCGAAGCGGTAAACCGGGGCGGCAACGGGCAAATACTGCTGTCCACCATCTTCAAGTTCGCCGGATCGAAAGACCCGATCCCGAATAGCACCAACTGGATCGTGTTGGTGGATGAGTGCCACCGCACCCAGGAAAAGGACTTGGGCGCGTTCCTGCAAGCGACCTTGCCGGATGCCCATTTCTATGGCTTTACCGGCACCCCGATCAAATCGACGGACAAGGACACCTATGCCCGGTTCAGCATCGCCGGGGAAGGATACCTCGACAAATACGGCATCGACGACGCCGTGCGCGATGGTGCGACCGTGCCGATCCTCTATGAAGGCCGTAAAGCCGACTGGGCGATCAATGAGGCCGAGATCGACATCCTTTTCGACCGCTGGTTCGTGGACCTGCCTGACGACAAGCGCGAGGAACTGAAGCGCAAGGGCCTGACCCTCGCCACCATCGCCAAGCACCCGGAACGCATCCGCCTGATCGCCATGGACATCTGGGAGCATTTCAAGGCCGTCTGCCAGCCGGATGGCTTCAAGGCGCAGATTGTCGCGGTGGATCGGGAAGCCGTGATCCTCTACCGCGCTGTGCTCTCTACCGTCATCGCCGCCGATCTGGTGCGCGGCGGCATGGATGCCCAGGAGGCACAGGCCAAGGCTGACGCCATGATCGCGTGCGTCTATTCCAAGAGCCAAGAAGACAACAAGCCAAGCGAGAACCCGGACGTCTCCGCATTGCGCGCGGGGCTGGAGGCACATTACCTCGACGATGTCGCTGAGAAGGACATCAAGAAGCGGTTCAAGGCGTTCGGGCAAGACCCGCAGTTCTTGATCGTCTGCGACAAGCTGCTGACCGGCTTCGACGCTCCGCTGGAGCATGTCATGTATCTCGACAAGCCGTTGAAGGAGCACAACCTGCTCCAAGCCATCGCCCGGACCAATCGCACCTGCACGATCAAGCTGCCTAACGGCGGAGAGATCGAGAAGCCCAACGGGCGGATTGTCGATTATATCGGGGTGACCAATCATCTCGACGAGGCGCTGCAATCCTATCGCGCCGAGGATGTCGAAAACGCGATGCGTGACATCGCCATCCTGCGTAACGACCTCAAGGAAGCCCATGCCCGCTACCGCACCCATAAACGCGCCATGGGACTTGACGGGCTGGACGAGAAAGCCGCCGCCTATGCGGCCGCCAAGCTGGCAGCCGGGGGGCAGGAGGATGACTGGTTCGACCTCCAGCGGTTCGCCCGGATTTTCATCAAGGTCTATGCTGACCTCTCGCCTGATCCCGCAATCCTGGACTTCACCGCTGAGGTGAAATGGGCATCCGCCTTCCTGCGGTTGGCGACACAGGCCATCGCCAAGGACGAGAGCCTCGACCATCGGAGCTATTCCGCCAAGATCAGGGAGATGCTTGAAACGCATGTCCATGTGACGGGCCTCTCCACGACCATCCGCTTGCGCAACATCACCGATCCAGTGTTCGCCGACGACTTTGCCATTGAGGGCAAGGACGAACTGGAACTGCAAGAAGCGTTCGTTCGCAAATCAGCCGAGCTTCGCCGCGTCACCCGCGAGTTGGTGGACAAGAACCCGGCGCAATATGGCCGCTTCTCCGAGCGGGTGCTGGAGATCATCCGCCGCTTCGAGGAAAGGCAGGTCGCCGCAGCCGATGGCTTGCGTGAGTTTGAGGGGCTGACCGGAGATATCGAAGCCGAACAGGGTGCGCACGCCGAACTTGGGATGGACGAGAACGCCTTTTCGATCCTGCGTATCATTGAGGCGATCGTGCCCGATGCCGATCATGGCACCTTGCAGGAGGCAGCCATCGCCATCGGTGCGATCTATTCCGATGCCGCTACTACACAGCCCGCCTTCGCTCACATGGAAGCCTATCTCCGGTCGCTGCGGCAGCAGGTGCGGCGCATCCTGACCGATCACGGTATCGGCGAGACAAAGACTATACGCGAGAAGGTCGAGGAGTTTGCCGTCCATGCCTATGGGAGCGGAGCCTGA
- a CDS encoding recombinase family protein, with the protein MSRIAYFRVSTGGQSIEAQRRALAGPFDREFSDEGVSGSTLAASRPGFSKLLSYVRDGDTICVYALDRLGRDALDVQSTVRHLIEQGVVLDVVGLGPIGKGVGELIVAVLAQIADMERQRIKERCDAGRSAARDALAKTGKTHRGKASLGRPRAVDPERVRAWRTANNASIKETMMHFNISKNTVSRCCATT; encoded by the coding sequence ATGAGCCGCATCGCATATTTTCGGGTGTCTACAGGCGGGCAGAGCATTGAAGCGCAGCGCCGGGCGTTGGCCGGTCCATTTGACCGTGAGTTTTCTGACGAAGGCGTCAGTGGTTCGACCTTGGCAGCTTCGAGGCCGGGCTTCTCCAAGCTTCTCTCATACGTGCGCGATGGCGACACGATCTGCGTCTACGCGCTTGACAGGCTGGGCCGTGATGCACTCGATGTCCAATCCACGGTGCGCCACCTAATCGAACAGGGAGTTGTGCTCGATGTCGTTGGGCTTGGTCCGATCGGCAAGGGGGTTGGTGAACTGATCGTGGCGGTCCTCGCGCAAATCGCCGACATGGAGCGGCAACGGATCAAGGAGCGATGCGATGCGGGCCGATCAGCGGCTCGCGACGCTCTCGCAAAGACGGGAAAGACCCATAGAGGGAAGGCCAGCTTGGGTCGCCCTCGCGCCGTAGACCCGGAACGCGTCCGTGCATGGCGGACGGCGAATAATGCAAGTATCAAGGAAACGATGATGCACTTTAATATTTCAAAGAACACCGTTTCGCGCTGCTGCGCTACGACCTGA
- a CDS encoding winged helix-turn-helix domain-containing protein, whose protein sequence is MNKSTAHRQEHVEDPILEVLEHGRTMTTIEVTNATKAKLDLDPADLARANKRPNEAVIDQIIANALQERRNLCKNGLIQRVGIGEFRITQKGRAHLADRREKLALLDKLWDQMGIGDDLD, encoded by the coding sequence GTGAACAAATCCACTGCACACCGCCAGGAACATGTCGAAGACCCGATTTTGGAGGTTCTCGAACACGGTCGAACGATGACGACAATTGAGGTGACGAACGCTACCAAAGCAAAACTCGACCTTGATCCGGCCGACCTCGCGCGGGCGAACAAACGCCCGAATGAAGCGGTGATCGATCAGATTATTGCCAATGCGCTCCAGGAACGCCGAAACCTTTGCAAGAATGGATTGATACAACGCGTCGGGATCGGCGAGTTCCGGATTACGCAGAAGGGAAGGGCGCATTTAGCCGATCGCCGGGAAAAGCTCGCTCTTTTGGACAAGCTCTGGGATCAGATGGGAATTGGTGACGACTTGGACTAG
- a CDS encoding restriction endonuclease subunit S, with translation MAEVDRDVDGFPDAWRSLRLGDVARLGGGTTPARGEAEYWDGASVPWVTPSDITSLPTGVSTIASTERMVSDRALAECSLPLNPPGTVLMTSRATIGFAAINSVPMTTNQGFITFTTGRDLDAAFLLQWLIAQRPNLVAAAGGSTFKELSRGTAKLLPIDLPPLDEQRRIAEVLQSVDEAITTAQAALTANESVHRLLLDALFGICFSAKDSGKAATIGQVCERVTYGFTNPMPTTDEGPWMLTAANVRHGWIDYNSARHTSPAAYSNDISDKSRPPVGAVLVTKDGTLGRVARVDRGDVCINQSVAVLIPSAKEIDGSFLSYLLQCPTGQERMLADSGGSSVKHIYISKLAELPFALPPMDVQQERTVLAKESEHAVREQASAVEALSVLKSELMSDLLSGRVRVPA, from the coding sequence GTGGCGGAAGTGGACCGGGATGTTGACGGGTTCCCCGATGCCTGGCGCTCGCTGCGTCTCGGTGACGTAGCGCGTTTGGGCGGTGGCACCACGCCAGCACGGGGCGAAGCCGAGTATTGGGATGGAGCATCGGTTCCGTGGGTGACGCCTTCGGACATCACGTCGCTACCAACCGGCGTCAGCACCATCGCCAGCACTGAAAGGATGGTGTCAGACAGGGCGTTGGCAGAGTGCTCATTGCCGTTGAACCCGCCCGGCACCGTGCTGATGACTTCGCGGGCGACGATTGGTTTCGCGGCCATCAACTCCGTCCCCATGACGACAAATCAGGGTTTCATCACCTTCACAACGGGTCGTGACCTTGACGCTGCGTTTCTGTTGCAGTGGCTGATCGCACAGCGACCCAACCTTGTCGCGGCGGCGGGTGGCAGCACGTTCAAAGAACTTAGTCGCGGCACGGCGAAGTTGCTGCCTATCGACCTCCCACCCCTCGACGAGCAGCGGCGGATCGCCGAGGTGTTGCAGTCGGTAGATGAGGCGATTACGACAGCGCAAGCCGCGCTTACGGCAAACGAATCCGTTCACAGGTTGCTGCTGGATGCTCTGTTCGGCATCTGCTTTTCAGCCAAGGACAGCGGTAAGGCGGCAACCATTGGGCAGGTTTGTGAGCGGGTGACCTACGGGTTCACCAATCCGATGCCGACGACTGATGAAGGGCCGTGGATGCTGACCGCCGCCAATGTGCGACACGGTTGGATTGACTACAACTCGGCCCGACACACTTCACCGGCAGCCTACTCCAACGACATATCTGACAAGAGCAGGCCACCTGTTGGCGCGGTGTTGGTGACAAAGGACGGCACACTGGGGCGGGTCGCTCGGGTGGACCGGGGCGACGTGTGCATCAACCAATCCGTCGCCGTTCTCATTCCGAGCGCAAAAGAGATCGACGGCAGCTTCCTGTCATACCTGCTTCAATGCCCGACTGGCCAAGAACGGATGCTTGCGGACAGTGGCGGCAGTTCGGTGAAGCACATCTACATCTCGAAGCTCGCGGAGTTGCCATTCGCGCTGCCACCAATGGATGTTCAGCAAGAACGGACAGTTCTCGCAAAGGAAAGCGAACATGCGGTTCGGGAGCAAGCCAGCGCAGTTGAGGCGCTATCAGTTCTCAAATCCGAACTCATGTCCGATCTTCTCTCCGGTCGCGTGCGGGTGCCTGCGTGA
- a CDS encoding class I SAM-dependent DNA methyltransferase codes for MPKLTQQELERHLWGAADILRGTVDAADYKQYIFGLLFYKRLCDVWDEEFEALLAETGDRNEAADPDEHRFHIPQEHRWEAVRQHATQIGQRLNNALAAIEDANLRLRGVFGDVDFANQDRFSDALLEKLLAHFEKHRLRNADVPADMLGDAYLYLIKMFAEGAGKKGGEFYTPRQIVRLMVEILEPRPGMSIYDPTCGSGGMLLEAVQYLKDRGEDARTLSLYGQEKNFATWGIAEINLFLHNVDDAFIAKGDTILSPKRYDSKAREFVEGIGAYDRVLANPPFSEKVWGYDVWQNGDPFGRDTYGCPPKGYGDLAFVQHMLASLKDDGMLAVVVPHGVLFRGGAEGRIREAMLAADVIEAVVGLAPNLFYGAGIPAALLVCRKKKPAERRGKVLIVNGDATFQPGKAQNFLTDDHVRTLAEPVHTFADVEKLARVVPVDEIAANGHNLNISRYVQTGADAEAVDVAAEVAKLQELITKRNEAEAVMFGHLKRLGYVV; via the coding sequence ATGCCAAAACTTACCCAGCAGGAACTCGAACGCCATCTTTGGGGGGCGGCGGACATCCTTCGCGGCACCGTCGATGCCGCAGATTACAAGCAATATATCTTCGGCCTGCTCTTTTATAAGCGCCTCTGTGACGTGTGGGACGAGGAGTTTGAAGCTCTGCTGGCCGAGACGGGTGACCGCAATGAAGCCGCTGATCCGGACGAGCATCGCTTCCACATCCCACAAGAGCATCGCTGGGAAGCGGTGCGGCAGCACGCGACGCAGATCGGTCAGCGGCTGAACAATGCACTGGCGGCCATCGAAGACGCCAACCTGCGCCTGCGAGGGGTGTTCGGCGATGTGGACTTCGCCAATCAGGATCGCTTTTCCGATGCTTTGCTGGAAAAGCTGCTCGCCCATTTCGAGAAGCACCGGCTGCGCAACGCCGATGTGCCCGCCGACATGCTCGGCGATGCCTACCTCTACCTAATCAAGATGTTCGCGGAGGGCGCGGGCAAGAAGGGCGGGGAGTTTTATACCCCGCGCCAGATCGTCCGTCTGATGGTCGAAATACTGGAACCGCGTCCCGGCATGTCGATCTATGACCCTACCTGCGGCTCTGGCGGTATGTTGCTGGAGGCGGTGCAATATTTGAAGGACCGGGGTGAGGATGCCCGCACCCTGTCGCTCTATGGGCAGGAAAAGAACTTCGCAACCTGGGGCATCGCCGAGATCAACCTGTTCCTGCATAATGTGGACGATGCCTTCATAGCCAAGGGCGACACGATCCTGTCGCCCAAGCGATATGATTCAAAGGCGCGCGAGTTCGTCGAGGGCATCGGAGCCTATGACCGGGTGCTGGCGAACCCACCATTCTCGGAAAAGGTATGGGGCTACGATGTCTGGCAGAACGGAGATCCGTTCGGTCGCGATACCTATGGCTGCCCGCCCAAGGGCTATGGCGATCTTGCCTTCGTCCAGCACATGCTCGCCAGCCTGAAAGATGACGGGATGCTGGCGGTGGTGGTGCCGCACGGCGTCCTGTTCCGTGGCGGGGCCGAGGGGCGGATCAGGGAGGCCATGCTGGCCGCAGACGTCATCGAGGCGGTCGTGGGCCTTGCCCCTAATCTGTTCTACGGAGCGGGCATCCCTGCCGCCCTGCTGGTCTGCCGCAAGAAGAAGCCTGCCGAGCGGCGCGGCAAGGTGCTGATCGTCAACGGCGATGCTACCTTCCAGCCGGGCAAGGCGCAGAACTTCTTGACCGACGATCACGTCCGCACGCTGGCCGAACCCGTCCACACCTTCGCCGATGTCGAAAAGCTGGCCCGCGTGGTGCCGGTGGACGAGATCGCCGCCAACGGCCACAACCTCAACATCAGCCGTTATGTGCAGACCGGCGCGGATGCCGAGGCCGTCGATGTCGCGGCGGAAGTCGCCAAGCTGCAAGAGCTGATCACCAAGCGCAATGAGGCAGAAGCCGTGATGTTCGGCCACCTCAAGAGGCTTGGCTATGTCGTGTGA